In the Pogona vitticeps strain Pit_001003342236 chromosome 2, PviZW2.1, whole genome shotgun sequence genome, attcaagtacagtataaagaaaaacttttttctaagggaaaattttttttttctttaatgtcttcattttcatatttttatcacTAAccttcctgtttttattcattcattttctcagcTTCCACATGTTGTCGATGTTTGAGgggatttcaaaaattaaagagcacAAATGCACTCAATGGCTTAAATCCTTTggcttagtgtaataagttgtgccagagtaggcccattgaatcagtagggttttggtgagtcaactgcataagttcctttgattcaagtGGTCCTACTCTAGTACTCTAGTTGTTGCTTCCTTTGGTAAAACAAGTAGCAACTCAAGTAGATCCATCTGAATCCATTggccctacagaggagttgactctccagATCCCCACTTCCTTCGACGAGCCATAATAATGCAACATATGatgtgaagcaacaggatttcagccatccacTGGTAATAACGATTGACATTTCAGTTCTGGTCACAGTCTGTTTCCCAAGATAACTAGGCATGCTAGTTGCTACCAACTCTCGTCAGCGAGACAGAGGATAAAGGGATGGGAGAACCCTCGCCAACCTGAGATGAAGCATCACTGGAGTCGGAACTACATAGAGGAGATGGCAGAGCAGAGGAGTTGAGGGGGATGAAAACAAAGGAAGATAGgtcagaaaaggcaggaagggacagagaaaaaggaggggagattgaatcagggagaggagaagggagaagagaggagggagagTTGCATCTCAGTTGGGAGTGACCCTTGGACCCAGAAATGGGAGAGGCTGAGAATACCTAAGGAGGAAGCTGATTATAGGCGGAGGATGGTGATTCCAACACAGctctcttattggggagaagctgaagcaagagagtggagaaggaagttaAGAGGGGAGAAAGAGcgggtagagagagaaaggaaagagaggatcGAATGGAGAGCCAGGGAGATGTAGAGACTAGCTGAGAGGGAACAGATTGGGAAAAGGATTGGAGCAGGAGAGAGCTGCCCAGTGGGATGATTTCAATGTGGACGAGACCGTGCCCCTCCTTTATGCTCCATCATGGACGACCCTGAAGGGATGGACACCCCCTGAGTTACTGGGATATTGGAATAACAGTTATAGTAACTCTTTTGCATTTGATGGTTGGAAACCCCTTCCGGACCCcttgggagaaggagagaaagcacGCTAACCCGTTCAGGACACTTATTTATTACTTTGATGTACAAATAAATGTTCCACAGCTTTCACTGCAGCCTGTGTTGCCTGAAGTTATTGTGTAACAACCAGACCCTACTGCCTCACAGTGAACTAGATACCCTTGATCTTTATTTAATCCCCCAGGAACATACTAGAATTTATGTATGTAGTCTACACCTGTTATCTTCAGCTCCAGCCTCCATTTTCCTCCCCCTGCTCTGCCCTCTTCATTATTGAAGAGCCACATGTCACATCTGTGCTCCTTCTCAACCTCGCCCGTCTTCAGGAGAGTCTCCTTCCCATAGTCCAGGTACTTCTGCAGCCACTTGATCCAGTCTTCCTCCAGGAAGTTCTTCCGGCCCTTGGTCCAGACTCGGTCGGCCTCCTATCATCTCTTGGTCACCTGGGCTTTGGAATCAGTGGCCGTCCAAGTGAGAGTCTCCTTGTCTCCAGGCTGAGGAAATCCTTCCTGTCAGAGCCTAACTGGGAGTGCCCCCCTTGCTCCCCTCATTGCCGAGTTCAAGCTGTACATCCATTGCCAGACCTGGAGCCCTGGGAGATGGACAGAAAGACACTAGCACTGTGTGATTCCACAACGCAAACCAGAACTGTCACACCTTTATTCAGCAGAATGAGAGGGCCTCAAAAGGCACCCAGCCGTGTGAGACGCCTATTTCAGTGGGTGAGGAGAACGGGAGTTCTAATCCAACACATACAGAAGGGGGCCAAGTTGCAGAAAGCCAGCCATGTTGTATAGGAGAAGTAGAAAGCACACACATAGTATTCgaaaaacacatttctgtttttatttttaatggctgTTTCTGGCCTTGTCAGGTAGTGGGCACAAGAACACCCAAAGCCCACTGAGAttcccttttgttttattttacagtggtgccttgtattattattattattattattattattattattattattattattattattattattattattattattattattattattattattattattattattattattattattattattattattattattattattattattattcagccacagcccattctcctgcatccattgcagtatagcctccaggcagcactggagggacaggacagcatcaccagCAGTTGGTacgaaggagatgtagagctgggtgtcatcagcgtactgatgacacgatgctccacagcccctgatgaccccacccaacggcctcatatagattttgaacagcattggggagatagccgacccctgtggaaccccacatttgaggctccacggggccgaaacactctcctcaagctgcactctctggggacggtcctacaagaaggagcggaaccaggccaaagccaggcctccAATAcctaactcggagagcctccccaggaggataccgtggtcgacggtatcgaaggccaccgagatgtcgaggaggaccaacagagacgtcttacctctgtcggcctccctcaacaagtcatcgtacagggcagccaatgctgtctctgtaccatggcgcggcctgaagcctgactgaaacggatccagggtgTCTGTTTCCTCCaggtgtgcctgaagctggtcagccaccaccctctcaaccaccttgctcatgaaagaaacgttggcgacgggcctgtaattgccaatttcgtccaaagagaaactaggtttctttcttatgggcctaatgagtgtctccttaagggcacaaggaaatctgccctcaaggagagacccatttattattgcggtggcccactctgttgttatcggcctggctgctttgattagccaggccgggcaagggtccaaggaggagggggtggctcgacagcgaccaagcaccctgtccacagagtcaggcatgacaggctgaaaggtatcaaaagttaccggacaagacagagcgctggacatctctgctcgactcactatagtcactgtattttatttccttctgttgAAGCAGATGTTTTGCCAACTCAGCAAACAACTCTCTGGGTCACTCCTGGAgaatagaaaaagaagaggaacagcTCTGTTCatccaggggggaaaaacagatgtaaaattcagggggaaaagcaaagcatactgcttatataccgctccctagcacttcaagcactctctgagcggtttacaagttagttaagcaggctacacattgcccccccccccagcgagctgggtactcattttaccgacctcagaaggagagaaggctgagttaaccttgagcaggcaacctgggattgaactccaggtcgtgagcacagttttggctgcagtacagcagtttaaccactgcgccatgaggtacTTTATGATACTATCACTctttggggattctggggtttgtagtcagGCATCCACTTTTGCCTGCCCTCCAGATGCACAATCTTCTCCTCCACTCACCCCAGCTGTGGTTAAAGCGGCTCCACAGGGTCACCCAGAAGTAAAACTCCCAGCTCCGGGAGAACTGGGTCTGCCAGTCCCAATACTGGGGGTCCTCTTGTTCCACTTTCCGGATCCAGGACGCATGGGGGGCAGATCCTTCCTGGTGTCGCTGTCATAGCAGACAAATGGCTGATCAACCAATTAGGCCACGATGGCGAAATGAGCCAGCCATTGGCCAGTCTCCGAAACTCTGGTGAAAAAAATATAGTGCAAGGTATGGTGGGCATGGGAGGTAAAGGAACCTGCAAAGAAAAGGGGGTACCCCCCTTAGGGGAAGATGCGCCAGTTGGGGCTCCTGACCCCATAAAGGCCAACTCCCGGCAACAAAAGGCAAGTGGCGGGGCTACAAGAagcccacgcagaacattttgcCGGTCTTACTGCAGTGAGACATCAAAGTGACAGGAGAAACGTAAATGCCATACAAAATAAGGCCTAAGAAGTACTCAACGCCTGCAGCCAAAATTGTTTCCTTCTGGAGCGTGGGGTTAATATGCTTGGgccacccccccccaacaacagcAAGGGGCACTTTGGGGATCCGGGAAGCCGCACATGGCCTACCATTTTATTAGGGAAACTCTGATGTTGGGCTCTGGCTGTTCTGAAAGAGCGGCAGAAAAGTAGTCCCCCAGGTAGTTATCGTCATTCCAAGGCCAAGGGGATATTTAAAGGAAGAATTGTGTCTTTGtggttttaatattgctcttattatgaGTCTAAAGACTCCCAAGATTAATACATGAAGGGTCCACAGGACAAATTCCTTAATTTCTGCCTGTCTCTAAcacattaatcaatcagccagagatagagagatccaatagataagcatttatttttcagctgaaAGCCAGCAAATCGTCGCAAACTTCACACGcagaaaacatgcagagaagaagtGCGCCCCTTTattacagaatacagtggtgccccgcatagcgacgttaatctgttccggattaatcgtcgctatccggaaacatcgcaatgcaggtgggaaaaccccatagaaatgcattaaactttgtttaatgcattcctgttgggcgaaaactcaccgctatgcgaagatcctccatagcactgccattttcgcgccATCGGTAAGAGAGGAAAtcacgcgaaaatggttgcggtggccattttggaaccgccgatcagctggccgaaaatggggccggTGCTCTCCCCTGCCTTCCTTCCGAGCGTACGCcagctttttcggccagctgactggccggcgcttggccaggagggcgggggaagagTTTGTCGGCCAGCTGACCGGCCGGTGATtgggcaggagggcgggggaaggatcccccaccctcctcccgggCGCacaccagcattttcccccagctgaccagcgggagCTTCAGAAGGTCGCAAAAtcttcttcgctatgcggattcgccgttaaacagggcgccgttaagtgaggcaccactgtacacatttttATAAGTTCAACCTGAAAAGAGGGAGGCAAAGGGGTGTGGAGAAGGCAAAggaatgtatgtatgtgtatgtgtgtgtgtgtgtgtgtgtgtgtgtgtgtgtgtgtgtgtgtgtaaatactaAATAATATATATTGTATGTATTAACTGGACCCGTTCAAGtcttaatatgatacttgtttaatgcattttaaatattacaattatttattatttggcttttaactttgttacTTTTAATACCTTAAGCCACTCTGGATATCTTGGGAGAATGGCAGCACGTAAATATTTTAAACGCAATAAATTATACCAATTggttttgtggcactttaaaatagAGAAAAAATTATTCTGTGATGTAGGATTTTGTGGTGTGGCGTCCACCGCCTGGCATGTCCTCCTGCtatatttttattggcctgacTTTACTAACACATCCTCAGGGGTCTTaaaccaccaagatctacccgtgtcactcgcgcgagccaggaggtgaggctgaggagcctaacgccgagggaggcccggaaggaaaagacaagaaatcgggccttcttggcggtggctccttgcctctggaacaaccttccccctgatattcgcgcggccccctcgctcggtattttcaaaaagcaattaaaaacattgatgtttcggcaggccttccctcctagttaattcctgatccccttctcttttctttcctaatgttttaacccaatggttgaaagttttctattatgtaactcttttgtttttatagtgttatcccatgttgtaagccgcctagagtggtctatcgactagataggcgggatataaataaaataaataaataaataaataaataaataaataaataaataaataaataaataaataaataaataaataaataaataaaattaaactcaGTAGTGTAATTTTCAGTGGGAAAACTCTTTGGAGAAGTGGCTGGtgatgattttcccccctctattGTACAAGAGTAGCGTGAATTTTTGCgcaatacaaataaaaacaggagGCAATGTCTTCTTTACCTTTATTAGGATTTCTCCCATGGGAGAGCGAAAGGTGGCACAAGACCCCTCCCAGGCAGATCCAGGGCTGAGTTCAGATCCTGCTTCCTGATCCCTCCTTAGCGAGAGACTCATCTCCAACCAACAGGAGGGCCGTTGCACAAAGGAGACACAGGGGCCCAGGAAGATCATGCATCCAGTCAGGAAAGAGGCCACCTGCCTCCAAACCCACCCGTGTCACTCCCCCACTCATGGGAAAGGCCAGCCAGAAGGAGCCGATGTTTGCTGCAATTGGATGGGGAAACGCCTTTCAGCCAATAAGGAAATAGGACCACAGGTGCGCCTTCCTCTCTGATGCAAGTGGGTCACTGGGGAaatctttgttttctcctcagctgtctcagcttacttccatgtaagaGACACCCCTGAAGTTTTAGCGTAATGAtattaggaaaaagtatcatcttatacatggaaaaaatgtggtttttttggaaGTGTATTGCCTCAGATGAGAAACCACCAGAAACATTAACTCTCATGCAATGTCACCTACCTCAGTCTTTttttagaggtgggcatgaactgctttGTCATGCTCTGTCTGCGTGGCAGCAAAGCTGCATTTCCCCTATCTCCTAACTGGCACTTCCACACACCAGCTGACACATGCACCTCCGTGCCTCTTCATCACATGATTCCCCAGTCTAGGCAGGAGCCGAGGTTTCGCTGTCTCGCCTCCTCTGACAGCTAACAACTCAACAGCCATGCAGGGAGAATCTccatcccacctcctcctctgagtggtcagctgtgggaggaggtggggcagggaagtttGCACTGGAGATTCCCATGATTAGGAGGCACAGAGCAGCTATGCTGCAAGGTGGACTAATTGGGCCAAAACATAACGAAGCaccttgtgcccatctctagtgctttaGGAAAACATCCATATTACTCTCTGATGTTTTGAACCACTGATAGCTGAGGAATACATAATGTATAataatatatacattactgaaatagcgacatctactttggctcgggcatgttgtgagaatggctgatggtcggattcgaaaggatctcctgtatggagaattagtgcaggaaaactTCCCCAGAGGAgcccacaactgcgatacaaggagatgtgcaagcgggatctgaaagccttaggaatggagttcaacggatgggaaaccttgatatctgagtgttcagcctggaggcaggtggtgcatcacggcttctcccaagagacccttgtccagcaggatgaggcaaagaggcagtcccgaaaacagcaaaattagggagctggacaggggacagattttatttgttgtcagcatggaagggattgtcactctcgaattggccttctcagccacgctagacgcagtaccaagatctctattcagagcacgttaccatagtctctcgagactgaaggatgcctacaagccAGCTGGGGAATGAAGGCTCCATCTCAGATAGGATAACTCTAGAAAAGGCTAAGTTCTGTGGGAACtacaaaaaagtgtgctgcttgtatactgccccatagtgtttcaagaactctctgggtggtttacaatatagttatgcaggctacacattgccccacccccagcaagctgggtactcattttaccaaccttggaaggatagaaggctgagttaacatTGAGCAGGCAATcagggattgaaccccaagtcatgagcacagttttagctgcagtacagcagtttaaccactgcaccacgaggctcttactaGGTATTAGTCGTCTGGTAACTTCCTGACATGTTCCCTGTCTAGAGCATAATATACGGAGATTGTGTGTTCCTTCAAAAACCGGCTCCCTCCATCTTAATGGAGACACATCATGTTTTCCAACATTAAGGTGTTGTACAGAAACAAGACTTAAatattttttggacaacaacctcAGTCCATAAATGATGGAGGTGCCAGAATGTGAGGATCGGTCTCGGGAGAccaggtaggggtgtgtgtgtgtgtgtgtgtgtgtgtgtgtgtgtgtgtgtgtgtgtgtgtgtgtgtgtgtgtgtgtgtgtgtgtgtgtgtgtgtgtgtgtgtgtgtgtgtgtgtgtgtgtgtgtgtgttgccatcATGTACACAATTTTTTTCACATTCTTTCGTGCAAATAAGCTCAAAATTATCCACACTCATCCTGTCAGGATCCCTTCTGCATAATCATGTCTCATCCAAAGAGGCCTTACTCCagtctaaatatttatttcaatatcAAGACAATTTTTGTAAAATGATAAAGTTATACTCATGTTAATACCATCTCAGCAAAACCTtaggtttgaaatattttttaaaatcacagaacaGAAGGCAGGGAGTTACACACATCACATCCTCCTTTGACAATTATCTTAAAACACATGAAAGAGTCCACTCACAGCACCACCCCTGTTCACTATCTCCTTATTGTTGTAAAATGCCATCAGGAAGGTGGATTGTGCGTAtcttttggaggaaaagaagatttCCGTGGAGGCCATTCCCACATTTGAGGCCACCATAAAGTCTTCTGTCTTACATGCATTCACAGATTCATAAAGGTATAATTCGAAAACTAGGCTCTCAGTGTGGCAGGAACCTCTCTCTTCAGTCTCTTCCCAAGACAAGACAGGTTGATGGCGTTTAAGAGGATAATTTTGTGAGGATTTCAAAATTTTCCCTCTCTGTGCATCTGTCAGTGTCTAATACGATGGGCTCTACATTCCTTGCACTGATAgagatttttctcttgaatgaattTGTTTGTGTTCCCCAGGATTCTTGTTCAGACACATGCTTTTCCCACCTTCTTTACAATGATGCAATTTCTCCCCTGAATGTGAGTGTTGATTAAGTTTAACATCTGAGAtttgcttgaaatttttgccacacTCTTTGCATGTATATAGTTTTTCTCCTGAGTAAATTGGTTGCTGTACTGTGACATTTGAGTGTTTGCTGAACCTCTTCCTACATTCTTTGAACTGCATGGGTTTCTCTCCTTTATGATGCtttctcaaggttgactcaactatGAGgtttttcccacattcttcatacTGACAGGGTTTCTCTCCTATATGAATTTACTGATGTACTACAAGGTTTGCCTTCCGGCTGAATtttttcccacattcattgcactgatggggtttctctcccgtatgaATTTGCTGGTGTCCTTCAGGATCACTGCTCCGGCAGAAACATTTCTCACATTCCTCACaagtatatggtttctcccctgaatggtGATGTATTTCAAAAGGTGAGGAATGACTCGAACATTTTTCACATTATTTGCATGAATAGGGTCTTTCTCCTGAATGAATTCTACGATGTATTATAAGTTTTCCGATTTTGTTGAAGTTACTCCCACACTCTTCACATTAATAGGGTTTCTCTCTtgtatgaattcgctgatgtactACAAGGTCTGCCTTCCGGCTGAACTTTTTCCTACATTCATTGCACTGATGAGGTTTCTCTCCCGTATGAATTAGTTGGTGTGCTTTAAGATCACTGCTCTggaagaaacatttcccacattctgcacaagaatatggcttctcccctgaatGAGAGAGCTGATGTACTTTAAAAGCTGAGGAATGACTGaaacttttcccacattcttcgcatatatagggtttctctcctgtatgaattcgctgatgtactACAAGGTGTGACTTCTggctgaactttttcccacattcattgcactgatggggtttctctcccgtatgaATTCGCTGGTGTACTTGAAGATCACTGTTCTgggagaaacatttcccacattctttacaagaatatggtttctcccctgaatggaAGCGCTGATGTAATTTAAAAGTTGAGGCataactgaaacatttcccacattctttgcacatatatgttttctttcctgcatgaattcgctgatgtactTGAAGATGTGAATTGCGTCTGAAGGCCTGTCCACATTCaggacatttgtatgctttctctcctgtgtgtattctttgaTGTATTTTAAGTTCTGGACTTCCCTTGAAGCTCTTGCCACACTCTATGCACTTGCAGATTTTCTCTTCAGAATGCATTGGTTGAGGTGCTTCAAGGTCAGCGCTAaagcatttcttcttctcccctgtgtgaaatcTTGTATCATCTGGGCTCCATCTGAAACTTTCTCCATCCTCCAAACAGTGACACAGATTTATCTCGGCGTGACAAGTTGGACATTTCACTGGTCTTTTCTTCAGAGGGATGTTTTGTGGATACTCTGAGCTTTGAAGAGCACTGATGCTCCggtttgttgtttttcccatttcgtCTTCAGAGGCAACGCCGCTCGCATATCTGTGAGATCTGCCTCTCCTCTGGTCTTCCCGATTCTGCTTCAGGGATTCATTTCCTTCCCAACAGTTCACATTTTCATCCTCCCTTCTTTCTGGCAATGTCCCCTGGAGtcttacttccttctcttttccctcatctGCTTGAAGGAGAGAATTAATAGTGAATTGAGGATCTAATGGGTTTAAGGGGGAAAAGGTGCCAGAGAAGAAAGTTTATCACAATCATCAACCTGCTTTGTATTCAGGAAATCTTTCTCTAGTTCCTTTCCcaaaatttgtttttgttgtttagtcgtgtctgactcttcatgacccccatggaccagagtacgccacgccctcttgtcttccactgcctcccagagtttggtccgggaagctaatttttaaatttagctAAAGACACAAGAGGTTCAGTGGCTAACAAGTGAGTGGTAATACCctgaaagacaggaacaaaattcaaaaagatcttgataagctcaagcattgggctgaaaacaacagaatgaaatttcacagggagaagtgcaaagttctCCACCTATGGTAAATAAACCCCAGAAAtgaacagttacaaaatgggggatacttggctcagtaatattatgagtgaaaaggattttggaattgttgtagatcatacgctgaatatgaaccaagagCACAAGCTGGCTGcataaaaaggcaaatgctattttatccTGCAAG is a window encoding:
- the LOC144587383 gene encoding uncharacterized protein LOC144587383, whose protein sequence is MEGEAPLKDEQKQLQARANQKEDEADEAPFLLSVAPRNLQADEGKEKEVRLQGTLPERREDENVNCWEGNESLKQNREDQRRGRSHRYASGVASEDEMGKTTNRSISALQSSEYPQNIPLKKRPVKCPTCHAEINLCHCLEDGESFRWSPDDTRFHTGEKKKCFSADLEAPQPMHSEEKICKCIECGKSFKGSPELKIHQRIHTGEKAYKCPECGQAFRRNSHLQVHQRIHAGKKTYMCKECGKCFSYASTFKLHQRFHSGEKPYSCKECGKCFSQNSDLQVHQRIHTGEKPHQCNECGKKFSQKSHLVVHQRIHTGEKPYICEECGKSFSHSSAFKVHQLSHSGEKPYSCAECGKCFFQSSDLKAHQLIHTGEKPHQCNECRKKFSRKADLVVHQRIHTREKPY